A window of the Lolium perenne isolate Kyuss_39 chromosome 7, Kyuss_2.0, whole genome shotgun sequence genome harbors these coding sequences:
- the LOC127300891 gene encoding transmembrane ascorbate ferrireductase 2 codes for MASLLCLPSFPPSLPFPFRARSRREIRAMAAAPAVRFPVFGLVRLLGLAAAAAILVWAVHFRGGMALSSEKDKLLIFNVHPVLMLIGLVVLNGEAILAYKTVPGTKKLKKLVHLSLQFIAMILSIVGLWAVWKFHNEKAIDHLYTLHSWLGLSCIILFSLQWAAGFWTFWYPGGSRSGRASLLPWHVFFGVFLYVLAITTSVSGLLEKSIFMQSAKMIGRFSTEAMLMNSLGMLLVLLGALVILAAVSPGAGKIDTYRGSSE; via the exons ATGGCGTCTTTGCTTTGCCTACCCTCTTTTCCCCCCTCCCTCCCCTTCCCTTTTCGCGCTCGATCTCGCCGGGAGATTAGAGCGATGGCGGCCGCGCCGGCGGTGAGGTTCCCGGTGTTCGGTCTCGTCCGGCTGCTtggcttggcggcggcggcggcaatcCTAGTCTGGGCCGTCCACTTCCGCGGCGGCATGGCGCTCTCCTCTGAGAAAGACAAGCTCCTCATATTCAAC GTACACCCGGTGCTGATGCTGATTGGATTGGTAGTCTTGAATGGTGAAG CTATTTTGGCGTACAAGACAGTGCCAGGAACCAAGAAACTGAAGAAGTTAGTACACCTTTCATTGCAGTTCATTGCCATGATTTTGAGTATAGTAGGCCTCTGGGCAGTCTGGAAGTTCCACAATGAAAAAGCAATTGACCACTTGTACACACTCCACTCCTGGTTGGGTCTTTCTTGTATCATCCTCTTCAGCTTACAG TGGGCTGCTGGATTTTGGACCTTCTGGTACCCTGGTGGATCTAGAAGCGGCCGAGCGTCCCTGCTCCCCTGGCATGTGTTCTTCGGTGTATTCCTCTACGTTCTTGCCATCACCACAAGCGTGTCAGGACTCCTGGAGAAGTCAATCTTCATGCAGAGTGCGAAAATGATTGGGCGCTTCTCCACAGAAGCGATGCTGATGAACTCACTGGGGATGCTGCTGGTACTGCTGGGGGCGCTTGTTATTCTTGCTGCTGTCAGCCCTGGAGCTGGCAAGATCGACACGTACAGAGGTTCTTCGGAGTGA
- the LOC127300892 gene encoding double-stranded RNA-binding protein 4 produces the protein MAATAAAAAAAASVPDAPPAAALPAPPAPPHPGPEKCNYKNRLQEWTQRNNQKLPVYLTQSKGDPHQLVFRSTVEVGGKTFPSDHNHSRLKDAEQDAAKVACKNLVTIDDPTDVLGLIEQGVVFCKSILNEFAVKTKATQPTYSVDRPKGLPPMTLFVSSVLFSGNTYTGEAAPNKKDAEQKAARAAIKSILATNNTCMKEIIRSKKELIIAIASSGFNKETNAMTTVTPIIFVPAVGAACPTADQGANIITEADPSGQAVSGSKKRKKHRTTGQNVNHRSVRLA, from the exons ATGGCCGCCAccgccgcagccgcagccgcGGCCGCTTCTGTCCCGGACGCCCCTCCAGCCGCCGCGCTACCGgccccgcccgcgccgccgcatcCCGGCCCAG AAAAATGTAATTATAAAAACCGTTTGCAAGAGTGGACTCAACGGAATAACCAGAAATTGCCAGTTTACCTTACTCAGTCGAAAGGTGACCCTCATCAACTTGTGTTCAGAAGCACCGTAGAGGTGGGTGGCAAGACGTTTCCATCAGATCATAATCATAGTCGCCTGAAGGATGCGGAGCAGGATGCTGCCAAAGTGGCCTGTAAGAACTTGGTGACAATAGATGATCCTACAGATGTGCTTGGGCTGATTGAACAG GGTGTGGTGTTCTGCAAATCAATCCTCAATGAATTCGCTGTTAAGACAAAGGCCACTCAGCCCACTTACTCTGTAGACCGCCCAAAAGGGCTACCACCCATGACCCTGTTTGTTTCATCTGTGTTGTTCTCTGGGAACACTTACACTGGTGAAGCTGCACCAAATAAGAAGGACGCGGAGCAGAAGGCAGCTCGTGCTGCAATCAAATCTATTTTAG CTACAAACAACACTTGTATGAAGGAAATTATCAGATCAAAGAAAGAGCTTATCATTGCCATTGCATCGTCTGGGTTCAACAAAGAAACAAATGCTATGACTACTGTCACTCCTATAATATTTGTGCCCGCTGTTGGAGCTGCGTGTCCAACTGCTGATCAAGGAGCGAACATCATTACAGAAGCTGATCCATCTGGCCAAGCTGTATCTGGCTCCAAGAAGCGCAAGAAGCACAGAACTACAGGACAGAATGTCAACCATCGTAGCGTGAG GTTGGCGTAA